One Bosea sp. 685 DNA segment encodes these proteins:
- the hemH gene encoding ferrochelatase — protein MTVETSPAAEMPIVSLPSDHPKVAAGRIGVLLMNLGTPEGTSYKPMRAYLKEFLSDRRVIEEPRWKWWPILNLIILTTRPGRKGKDYASIWNNERNEGPLKTITRSQTEQVAKRLKSVTGERVIFDWAMRYGFPDVKSRIQALQDQGCDRILLVPLYPQYAAPTSATACDQAFRALMEMRWQPAVRVAPPYHDDPTYIKALAVSMRGSLAKLDFDPEIILCSFHGMPKEYLLKGDPYYCQCVKTWRLLREELGLPAERFRLTFQSRFGPDEWLQPYTDETVKALAQAGTTSLAIVAPGFSADCLETLEELDVENREIFMHNGGKRFAYLPCLNDSAESIDVLEALVRRELMGWV, from the coding sequence ATGACAGTCGAGACCAGTCCAGCCGCCGAGATGCCGATCGTCAGCCTGCCCTCCGACCACCCCAAGGTCGCGGCCGGCCGCATCGGCGTCCTGCTGATGAATCTCGGCACGCCGGAAGGCACGAGCTACAAGCCGATGCGGGCCTATCTCAAGGAGTTCCTCTCCGACCGGCGGGTGATCGAGGAGCCGCGCTGGAAATGGTGGCCGATCCTCAACCTGATCATCCTGACCACGCGGCCCGGCCGCAAGGGCAAGGACTACGCCTCGATCTGGAACAATGAACGCAATGAAGGGCCGCTCAAGACGATTACGCGCTCGCAGACCGAACAGGTCGCCAAGCGCCTGAAGTCCGTGACCGGCGAGCGCGTCATCTTCGATTGGGCGATGCGCTACGGCTTTCCAGATGTGAAGAGCCGGATCCAGGCGCTGCAGGATCAGGGCTGCGACCGTATCCTGCTGGTGCCGCTCTACCCACAATATGCCGCACCGACCTCGGCCACGGCCTGCGACCAGGCCTTTCGCGCCCTGATGGAGATGCGCTGGCAGCCGGCGGTACGCGTCGCCCCGCCCTATCATGACGACCCGACCTATATCAAAGCGCTGGCCGTCTCGATGCGTGGCTCGCTGGCGAAGCTCGATTTCGATCCCGAGATCATCCTCTGCTCCTTCCATGGCATGCCCAAGGAGTACCTGCTCAAGGGCGATCCCTATTACTGCCAATGCGTCAAGACTTGGCGCTTGTTGCGCGAGGAGCTCGGGCTGCCGGCCGAACGCTTCAGGCTGACCTTCCAGTCGCGCTTCGGACCCGATGAATGGCTGCAGCCCTATACCGACGAGACCGTCAAGGCGCTGGCGCAAGCGGGCACCACATCGCTCGCCATCGTCGCGCCGGGCTTCTCGGCCGATTGCCTGGAGACGCTCGAGGAGCTCGATGTCGAGAACCGCGAGATCTTCATGCATAATGGCGGCAAGCGCTTCGCCTATCTGCCTTGCCTGAATGACTCCGCTGAAAGCATCGACGTGCTCGAAGCCTTGGTCCGGCGCGAATTGATGGGTTGGGTCTGA
- a CDS encoding DUF6719 family protein, whose translation MRWSLVMAAMLGSVVLSVPAMSQQVLRTEPPAGQLKAGEVVLVDDGRCPQGQVREVTGARQQKTRDSLASATSGSSRSRRCVQRPR comes from the coding sequence ATGCGATGGTCGCTGGTAATGGCCGCAATGCTGGGCAGCGTCGTTCTCTCCGTGCCGGCGATGTCCCAGCAGGTGCTGCGCACGGAACCGCCAGCCGGCCAGCTCAAGGCCGGCGAGGTGGTTCTGGTCGATGACGGACGCTGCCCGCAGGGACAGGTCCGCGAGGTGACCGGGGCAAGACAGCAGAAAACCCGCGACTCGCTGGCTTCGGCGACGTCCGGCTCATCGCGCTCGCGTCGCTGCGTCCAGCGACCGCGCTGA
- a CDS encoding acetyl-CoA carboxylase carboxyltransferase subunit alpha produces the protein MRSYLDFEKPVAELEAKADELRALEAKGEGYALSEEIGKLDAKASQALKEIYAALTPWQKTLVARHPQRPHFKDYCAALFSEFTPLAGDRVFGEDEAIVGGFGRFRGEAVCIVGQEKGDSTETRIRHNFGMPKPEGYRKAVRLMEMAGRFGLPVLSFIDTAGAYPGIEAEERGQAEAIARSTEACLGLRTPSVALVIGEGGSGGAIAIAAASRVLMLEHAIYSVISPEGAASILWRDTKRAQDAATGMKITAQDLLKFGVIDRIISEPAGGAHRDPQMAMVRAGDAIASALSDFTGVGADDIVSRRAEKFLAIGRAI, from the coding sequence ATGCGAAGCTATTTGGATTTCGAGAAACCGGTCGCCGAACTCGAGGCGAAGGCGGATGAATTGCGCGCCCTCGAGGCGAAAGGTGAAGGCTATGCGCTCTCCGAGGAGATCGGCAAGCTCGACGCCAAGGCCAGCCAGGCGCTGAAGGAGATCTATGCCGCGCTGACGCCTTGGCAGAAGACGCTGGTCGCGCGCCATCCGCAGCGCCCGCACTTCAAGGATTACTGCGCGGCGTTGTTCAGCGAGTTCACACCGCTCGCGGGCGACCGGGTTTTCGGCGAGGATGAGGCGATCGTGGGCGGTTTCGGCCGCTTTCGCGGCGAGGCCGTCTGCATCGTCGGGCAGGAGAAGGGCGATTCGACCGAGACCCGCATCCGGCACAATTTCGGCATGCCCAAGCCCGAGGGCTATCGCAAGGCGGTGCGCCTGATGGAGATGGCCGGCCGCTTCGGGCTGCCGGTCTTGAGCTTCATCGATACGGCCGGCGCCTATCCCGGTATCGAGGCGGAGGAGCGCGGCCAGGCCGAGGCGATCGCGCGTTCGACCGAAGCCTGCCTGGGATTGCGCACGCCGAGCGTGGCGCTGGTGATCGGCGAGGGCGGTTCGGGCGGCGCGATCGCGATCGCCGCAGCCAGCCGCGTGCTGATGCTGGAGCATGCGATCTATTCGGTGATCTCGCCGGAAGGCGCGGCCTCGATTCTCTGGCGCGACACCAAGCGCGCGCAGGACGCCGCGACCGGAATGAAGATCACCGCGCAGGACCTGCTGAAATTCGGCGTCATCGATCGCATCATCAGCGAGCCGGCGGGCGGTGCGCATCGCGATCCCCAGATGGCGATGGTGCGGGCGGGCGATGCCATCGCCTCGGCGCTGTCGGATTTCACAGGCGTGGGCGCCGACGATATCGTCAGCCGCAGGGCGGAAAAATTCCTCGCCATCGGGCGGGCGATCTGA
- a CDS encoding ROK family protein, with the protein MGAATADTTNTHGTHGSAELPSVHLTSYNLEIRDQDGFIGDKASRGAFVDHLDALRRHLRKTGDDPLAGDTAAISKKELDELLLKGEPHEAALVLSAIESFAQSLAFVIRRFIKLKSWAPVERIAIGGGFRESRIGELAIGRAGILLRTEGREIDLRPIRHHPDEAGLVGSAHLAPSWIFGAYDSLVAVDIGGSNIRAGIVELRQDKAPDLSKARVWESELWRHIDEEPSRDAAIKRLGKMLNGQIRQALKAGLRVAPFIGLGCPGLIEPDGSIDRGAQNLPGNWESSRFNLVDRIREMVPEIGEHETQIVMHNDAVIQGLSEMPGMQDVEHWAVLTIGTGLGNASYRNRAKPKRKDKT; encoded by the coding sequence ATGGGCGCCGCCACGGCCGACACGACGAACACTCACGGGACCCATGGCTCGGCGGAACTGCCTTCCGTCCATCTGACCAGCTACAATCTCGAAATCCGCGATCAGGACGGCTTCATCGGCGACAAGGCGAGCCGCGGCGCCTTCGTCGACCACCTCGATGCGCTGCGCCGGCATTTGCGCAAGACCGGCGACGATCCGCTCGCCGGCGACACAGCCGCGATCAGCAAGAAGGAGCTGGACGAGTTGTTGCTCAAGGGCGAACCGCATGAGGCCGCGCTTGTGCTGAGTGCGATCGAAAGTTTCGCCCAGTCGCTCGCCTTCGTCATCCGCCGCTTCATCAAGCTCAAATCCTGGGCGCCCGTCGAACGCATCGCCATCGGCGGCGGCTTTCGCGAAAGCCGGATCGGCGAACTCGCCATCGGCCGCGCCGGCATCCTCCTCCGCACCGAGGGCCGCGAGATCGACCTGAGGCCGATCCGCCATCATCCCGACGAGGCAGGGCTCGTCGGCAGCGCCCATCTCGCGCCGTCATGGATCTTCGGGGCCTATGACAGCCTCGTCGCGGTCGATATCGGCGGCTCGAACATCCGCGCCGGCATCGTCGAGCTGCGCCAGGACAAGGCGCCCGACCTGAGCAAGGCCCGTGTCTGGGAATCGGAGCTCTGGCGCCATATCGACGAGGAACCCAGCCGCGACGCCGCGATCAAGCGCCTCGGCAAGATGCTGAACGGCCAGATCCGGCAGGCCCTGAAAGCGGGCCTGCGCGTAGCACCCTTCATCGGCCTCGGCTGCCCCGGCCTGATCGAGCCCGACGGATCGATCGACCGCGGCGCGCAGAACCTGCCTGGCAATTGGGAGAGCAGCCGCTTCAACCTCGTCGACCGCATCCGCGAGATGGTGCCCGAGATCGGCGAGCATGAAACACAGATCGTGATGCACAACGACGCCGTCATCCAGGGCCTGAGCGAAATGCCGGGGATGCAGGATGTCGAGCACTGGGCCGTGCTGACGATCGGCACCGGGCTCGGCAATGCGAGCTACCGGAATCGCGCCAAGCCGAAACGGAAGGACAAGACCTGA
- a CDS encoding alpha/beta fold hydrolase: MADIALRLLRPLIRVSSFLAPKTSGRLAFKAFCTPPRRPQGNANRKAAVKSATTRLQAGEAVSIPFPCGSVAAYVFDPPGADPAEQRPTVILVHGWTGAAVFMTAFVAPLLAAGFRIVAYDLPAHGASTGSELNIPIGVASLAAVARAFAPVHAIVTHSFGGAIALAALAGTVPGQPVVKAKRLAMIAAPSSMTLVTRRFGATIGLGARGQAALERRIHVVAGAPVTAFEGASQLASVGLPALIVHCRDDKELGFHHAEALATAGPFTRLVPMKGLGHRRILQAKPVVEAVTGFVTA; this comes from the coding sequence ATGGCTGACATTGCACTCCGTCTGTTGCGGCCGTTGATCCGGGTCTCGAGCTTCCTCGCTCCCAAGACCAGCGGCCGCCTCGCCTTCAAGGCCTTTTGTACGCCGCCGCGCCGCCCACAGGGAAACGCCAATCGCAAGGCGGCGGTCAAGTCCGCGACCACGCGATTGCAAGCGGGCGAGGCGGTCTCAATACCGTTCCCATGCGGCTCGGTGGCAGCTTATGTCTTCGATCCGCCCGGCGCCGATCCGGCGGAGCAGCGCCCGACCGTGATCCTGGTTCATGGCTGGACGGGCGCCGCCGTCTTCATGACCGCCTTCGTCGCGCCTCTGCTGGCGGCGGGTTTCCGCATCGTGGCCTATGATCTGCCGGCCCATGGCGCCTCGACCGGCAGCGAGCTCAACATTCCGATCGGGGTTGCGAGCCTGGCCGCGGTCGCGCGCGCCTTTGCCCCGGTGCATGCCATCGTGACGCATTCCTTCGGCGGCGCGATCGCGCTGGCGGCGCTCGCCGGCACAGTCCCCGGCCAGCCGGTGGTCAAGGCGAAGCGCCTGGCGATGATTGCCGCGCCCTCATCGATGACGCTGGTGACGCGGCGCTTTGGCGCCACGATCGGCCTTGGCGCGCGTGGACAGGCGGCGCTGGAGCGGCGCATTCATGTCGTCGCCGGCGCGCCGGTCACGGCTTTCGAAGGGGCAAGCCAACTGGCCTCGGTCGGCTTGCCGGCGCTGATCGTGCATTGCCGCGACGACAAGGAGCTCGGCTTCCATCATGCAGAGGCCCTGGCGACGGCAGGGCCCTTCACCAGGCTCGTGCCGATGAAGGGGCTCGGGCATCGCCGCATTCTGCAAGCGAAACCGGTGGTGGAGGCGGTGACGGGCTTCGTGACGGCGTGA
- a CDS encoding cupin domain-containing protein: MNSSLDGNSSLDGLGAAEVIRLLDLKPHPEGGHYRETFRDEAGPEGRGFSTAIYYLLDTGETSEWHRVDAAEIWHHYAGAPLVISISPNGHDASAHHLGPDLGAGQRPQFVVPAGTWQSATSLGAWTLVGCTVAPGFAFSGFEMAPPDWRPTPRKPWGA, translated from the coding sequence ATGAATTCCTCGCTCGACGGCAATTCCTCGCTCGACGGCCTCGGCGCGGCCGAGGTCATCCGCCTGCTCGACCTCAAGCCCCATCCGGAAGGCGGCCATTACCGCGAGACCTTCCGCGACGAGGCCGGTCCGGAAGGGCGCGGCTTTTCCACCGCGATCTACTACCTGCTCGACACCGGCGAGACCTCGGAATGGCACCGGGTCGATGCCGCCGAGATCTGGCATCATTATGCCGGCGCGCCGCTGGTGATCAGCATCTCGCCCAATGGCCATGACGCTTCGGCGCATCATCTCGGTCCCGATCTGGGAGCCGGACAGCGGCCGCAATTCGTGGTGCCGGCGGGCACCTGGCAGAGCGCCACCTCGCTCGGCGCCTGGACGCTGGTCGGCTGCACCGTCGCGCCCGGCTTCGCCTTTTCCGGTTTCGAGATGGCGCCGCCGGACTGGCGTCCAACGCCGCGCAAGCCCTGGGGAGCCTGA
- a CDS encoding class I SAM-dependent methyltransferase, whose translation MPLDVVDLRAFYASPLGHVARRFIGRAMLRFWPDCSRQRVLGLGFSTPYLSVLGLGAERVLAFMPAAQGVVNWPSEGMSASALVEPTLLPLPTASVDRVVLVHALEETESPDDLLEEVGRVLSPGGRMIVVAPNRRGLWARMDGTPFGHGRPFSRSQLQALMRAAEFSPENWAEALYVPPLKRHLLMRSAPAWERAGAGLSLPFAGVHVIDATKQFYRRAPLRATRRSFAFRPILLPRPTPTQRAANPPGDGAAG comes from the coding sequence ATGCCACTCGACGTCGTCGATCTTCGCGCCTTCTATGCCAGCCCGCTCGGCCATGTCGCGCGGCGGTTCATCGGCAGGGCAATGCTGCGCTTCTGGCCCGATTGCTCGCGCCAGCGCGTGCTGGGGCTCGGTTTCTCCACGCCTTATCTCTCTGTGCTCGGTCTCGGTGCCGAACGGGTGCTTGCCTTCATGCCGGCTGCGCAAGGCGTGGTGAACTGGCCCTCCGAGGGTATGTCGGCCTCCGCGCTGGTCGAGCCGACCTTGCTGCCCTTGCCCACGGCCTCGGTCGACAGGGTGGTGCTGGTGCATGCGCTGGAGGAGACCGAGAGCCCCGACGATCTGCTGGAAGAGGTCGGACGCGTGCTCTCGCCGGGCGGGCGGATGATCGTCGTCGCGCCCAATCGCCGCGGACTCTGGGCGCGAATGGACGGCACGCCCTTCGGCCATGGCCGCCCGTTCAGCCGCTCGCAGCTCCAGGCGCTGATGCGCGCCGCCGAATTTTCACCCGAGAACTGGGCCGAGGCGCTCTACGTTCCACCGCTGAAGCGGCATCTGCTGATGCGTTCGGCACCCGCCTGGGAGCGGGCCGGTGCAGGGTTGTCCCTGCCCTTCGCCGGCGTCCATGTCATCGATGCAACCAAGCAGTTCTATCGCCGTGCGCCCTTGCGCGCGACGCGGCGCAGCTTCGCTTTCCGGCCGATCCTGCTGCCGCGACCGACCCCAACCCAGCGCGCGGCAAACCCGCCTGGAGACGGCGCGGCGGGTTGA
- a CDS encoding MarR family winged helix-turn-helix transcriptional regulator gives MNKKQEVDDQEIGDMGFVETQTLPWDLPRFRNWIAVARVHQLWKKAFGEALAPLGIQVAHYDVLANIFHTPGLTQQALAEKLLVGRSAMSMLLPELERRELVERRGDDTDRRVRRLWLTPTGEALTRKAMAIHVARIEAMMTVLSDAECDAVGEMMRRVAKALEI, from the coding sequence ATGAACAAAAAGCAAGAGGTCGACGACCAAGAGATTGGCGATATGGGCTTCGTCGAGACCCAGACCCTGCCCTGGGATCTGCCGCGCTTTCGCAACTGGATCGCGGTGGCGCGCGTCCACCAACTCTGGAAGAAGGCCTTCGGCGAAGCGCTTGCCCCGCTCGGCATTCAGGTCGCCCATTATGACGTGCTTGCGAACATCTTCCACACGCCGGGACTGACGCAGCAGGCGCTTGCCGAAAAGCTCCTCGTCGGCCGCAGCGCCATGAGCATGCTGCTGCCCGAGCTGGAGCGGCGCGAACTGGTCGAGCGGCGCGGCGACGACACCGACCGCCGCGTCCGTAGGCTCTGGCTGACGCCGACGGGCGAAGCCCTGACGCGCAAGGCCATGGCGATCCATGTCGCGCGCATCGAAGCGATGATGACGGTGCTCAGCGATGCCGAATGCGACGCTGTCGGCGAGATGATGCGCCGCGTCGCCAAAGCGCTCGAGATATAG
- the gloB gene encoding hydroxyacylglutathione hydrolase, translating to MSLDLHIFRTLSDNAGALIFDPATKACAAVDVPDATPVLAAAKAKGWTISDIFVTHAHYDHTQGVAELKEATGAFVCGPADAADSAPLDRILGEGDRVELGNDSFEIWHTPGHSDGHLTFASITAKLALVGDVVFVMGCGRVQPGQMGAMWTSLNRIMTLPDDVRLITGHDYTLSNARFAIAMDPANAVLKARHAQAEAVKAEGRFWALTTIGEEKATNPFFRAGESALAAAVGKTGAAPGEVFAALREAKNAF from the coding sequence ATGTCCCTCGATCTCCATATCTTCCGCACCCTCAGCGATAATGCCGGCGCGTTGATCTTCGACCCGGCGACGAAGGCCTGCGCGGCTGTCGACGTGCCCGACGCCACGCCCGTCCTCGCCGCCGCCAAGGCCAAGGGCTGGACGATCAGCGACATCTTCGTCACCCATGCCCATTACGACCACACGCAAGGCGTGGCCGAGTTGAAGGAGGCGACCGGAGCTTTCGTCTGCGGGCCGGCCGACGCCGCCGATTCCGCCCCGCTCGACCGCATCCTCGGCGAGGGCGACCGCGTCGAGCTCGGCAATGACAGCTTCGAGATCTGGCACACGCCGGGCCATTCCGACGGCCACCTGACCTTCGCCAGCATCACTGCCAAGCTGGCGCTCGTCGGCGATGTCGTCTTCGTCATGGGCTGCGGGCGGGTCCAGCCCGGCCAGATGGGGGCGATGTGGACCTCGCTCAACCGTATCATGACGCTGCCCGACGATGTCCGCCTGATCACCGGCCATGACTACACGCTGTCCAATGCCCGTTTCGCCATCGCGATGGACCCAGCCAACGCAGTGCTCAAGGCCCGCCATGCGCAGGCCGAAGCCGTCAAGGCGGAAGGCCGCTTCTGGGCGCTGACCACGATCGGCGAGGAGAAGGCGACCAACCCCTTCTTCCGCGCCGGAGAGTCTGCGCTTGCAGCGGCAGTCGGCAAGACCGGCGCTGCTCCCGGCGAGGTTTTTGCAGCGCTGCGCGAAGCCAAGAACGCATTCTGA
- a CDS encoding DUF2938 domain-containing protein has product MEFLIRAIVIGAGATLLLDIWAQLLQRVAGWPAPNWAMPGRWFAHLLRGQFAHEDIGRAQPVANELAIGWAFHYAVGILFAAVLLALWGLGWSRSPTFGPALIVGLVTVGCGWFILQPGMGAGIAASRKPNAWTIRALNIVGHIVFAIGLYGTALLTR; this is encoded by the coding sequence ATGGAATTCCTGATCCGCGCGATCGTGATCGGCGCCGGCGCCACCTTGCTGCTCGATATCTGGGCGCAATTGCTGCAACGCGTCGCCGGCTGGCCCGCGCCGAACTGGGCGATGCCGGGACGCTGGTTCGCGCATCTGCTGCGCGGACAGTTCGCGCATGAGGATATCGGGCGGGCGCAGCCTGTCGCAAACGAACTCGCGATCGGCTGGGCGTTCCACTACGCCGTCGGCATCCTCTTTGCCGCCGTTCTCCTGGCGCTGTGGGGGCTCGGCTGGTCGCGCAGCCCGACTTTCGGTCCCGCCCTGATCGTTGGTCTCGTCACGGTCGGCTGCGGCTGGTTCATCCTGCAGCCGGGCATGGGGGCGGGCATCGCCGCCTCCAGGAAGCCCAATGCCTGGACGATCCGGGCGCTGAACATCGTCGGCCACATCGTCTTCGCGATCGGGCTTTACGGTACGGCGCTGCTGACCCGCTGA
- a CDS encoding murein L,D-transpeptidase family protein, translating to MAFKHFALVAFIALSLGACEEDRYRGAARHNIPIPSATYALMSEKGMSKDQPILIRSYKKESELEIWKRKADGQYALLKTFPMCRWSGQLGPKVREGDRMAPEGFYAITPAQMNPNSAYYVSFNMGYPNAYDRSYGRTGAHLMVHGACSSAGCYSMTDDQIGEIYALVREAQNAGQKAVQMQALPFRMTPENLAKHRLDSNIAFWKNLKEGTDYFEVTKDEPPVSVAGGRYVFSNGSDSSVVQAVQQKRQQDEVQVAALVAKGTPAIKLIYDDGDSHASFKRTLVAGGSDSLNRTATWASRDVGVSRPDAITSGPRVLVLDNLGKPKAEFRAASADNDAVLAAVAAAPEVNQTETASIAKPSPTKLEVQPRAVTGRPASAAATQVAKATAGAAAAPVAIDAPPAPAATPAAPAAVPFYQRALSFVPLIGGSQQPEQAQEATPVASVVPDSPTNIRAPLPPRRATGLRTSRLDQSDAAYSSQPVTR from the coding sequence GTGGCATTCAAGCACTTCGCGCTCGTGGCCTTCATTGCCTTGTCGCTGGGCGCCTGCGAGGAAGACCGCTATCGCGGCGCCGCCAGGCACAATATCCCGATTCCGTCGGCGACTTATGCGCTCATGTCCGAGAAGGGCATGAGCAAGGATCAGCCGATCCTGATCCGCTCCTACAAGAAGGAGTCGGAGCTCGAGATCTGGAAGCGCAAGGCCGACGGGCAGTATGCGCTGCTCAAGACCTTCCCGATGTGCCGCTGGTCCGGCCAGCTCGGCCCGAAGGTCCGTGAAGGCGACCGCATGGCGCCGGAGGGCTTCTACGCCATCACGCCGGCGCAGATGAACCCGAACTCGGCCTATTACGTCTCCTTCAACATGGGCTACCCCAACGCCTATGACCGCTCCTATGGCCGCACCGGCGCGCATCTGATGGTGCATGGTGCCTGCTCCTCGGCCGGCTGCTATTCGATGACCGACGATCAGATCGGCGAGATTTACGCGCTCGTCCGCGAGGCCCAGAATGCCGGCCAGAAGGCGGTGCAGATGCAGGCGCTGCCCTTCCGCATGACGCCGGAGAATCTGGCCAAGCACCGGCTCGATTCCAACATCGCCTTCTGGAAGAACCTGAAGGAAGGCACCGACTATTTCGAGGTGACCAAGGACGAGCCGCCGGTCTCGGTGGCGGGCGGCCGGTATGTCTTCAGCAATGGATCTGATTCCTCCGTCGTCCAGGCCGTGCAGCAGAAGCGCCAGCAGGACGAGGTTCAGGTCGCTGCGCTCGTCGCCAAGGGCACGCCTGCGATCAAGCTGATCTATGATGATGGCGATTCGCACGCCTCCTTCAAGCGCACGCTCGTCGCCGGCGGATCCGATTCGCTGAACCGCACGGCGACCTGGGCCTCGCGCGATGTCGGGGTCAGCCGGCCCGACGCCATCACCAGCGGTCCACGCGTGCTCGTGCTCGACAATCTGGGCAAGCCGAAAGCCGAGTTCCGGGCGGCGTCGGCCGATAACGACGCCGTGCTCGCCGCGGTCGCTGCCGCCCCCGAAGTGAATCAGACCGAGACCGCCAGCATTGCCAAGCCGAGCCCGACCAAGCTCGAGGTGCAGCCAAGGGCCGTGACTGGCAGGCCGGCCTCGGCTGCCGCGACGCAGGTCGCCAAGGCCACTGCAGGCGCGGCTGCCGCGCCAGTGGCGATCGATGCGCCGCCTGCCCCTGCCGCTACCCCTGCCGCGCCTGCCGCCGTGCCCTTCTATCAGCGGGCGCTCAGCTTCGTTCCGCTGATCGGCGGCTCGCAGCAGCCGGAACAGGCGCAGGAAGCGACACCGGTGGCTTCTGTCGTGCCGGATTCGCCGACCAATATCCGGGCTCCCCTGCCGCCTCGGCGTGCCACTGGCCTGCGCACCTCGCGGCTGGATCAGTCGGACGCGGCCTATTCCAGTCAGCCCGTAACACGCTGA
- a CDS encoding TorF family putative porin has translation MAFDFFRSSVTGAAFSLALLSGAAHASDLPSKKGAPVAPVPPAITWFDIAVTIKATTDYNFRGISQSDRKPAIQGGAELQIYDNLFYAGVWASSVDLVTNPPAEIDFTAGIRPKFGPVTFDLGVIQYYYPDESRYVDNLRVIWTPKNTDFLELAGKVSYNWEDKVTIGANVFYSWNWLGTGATGTYASGTAKYNLPFLEGLSVSGEFGRYWLGTTNTNIAFPVAIRLPDYNYWNVGVSYTWKNLTADVRYHDTNLSKSKCFTLTSDPSGITSGNAGGAYGSKWCNPTVVGSLSFDITASSLGVFAPK, from the coding sequence ATGGCTTTCGATTTCTTCCGGTCTTCTGTGACGGGTGCGGCGTTCTCCCTGGCGCTGCTGTCGGGCGCCGCGCATGCGTCGGATCTTCCGAGCAAGAAGGGCGCTCCGGTCGCGCCGGTGCCTCCGGCGATCACCTGGTTCGACATCGCCGTCACCATCAAGGCGACGACCGATTATAATTTCCGCGGTATCTCCCAGTCGGATCGCAAGCCCGCCATCCAGGGCGGCGCCGAACTGCAGATCTACGACAACCTGTTCTATGCTGGTGTCTGGGCCTCGAGCGTCGATCTCGTCACCAACCCGCCGGCGGAGATCGACTTCACTGCCGGTATCCGCCCGAAATTCGGTCCGGTGACCTTCGATCTGGGTGTGATCCAGTATTATTATCCCGACGAGAGCCGTTACGTCGACAATCTCCGCGTCATCTGGACGCCGAAGAACACCGACTTCCTCGAGCTGGCCGGCAAGGTCTCTTATAACTGGGAAGACAAGGTCACGATCGGCGCCAACGTCTTCTACTCCTGGAACTGGCTTGGCACCGGCGCGACCGGCACCTACGCCTCCGGCACCGCCAAGTACAACCTGCCCTTCCTCGAAGGCCTCTCGGTCTCGGGTGAGTTTGGTCGCTACTGGCTCGGCACGACCAACACCAATATCGCCTTCCCGGTTGCGATCCGCCTGCCCGACTACAATTACTGGAATGTCGGCGTGTCCTACACCTGGAAGAACCTGACGGCGGATGTCCGCTATCACGACACCAACCTGTCGAAGAGCAAGTGCTTCACGCTGACCTCCGATCCGAGCGGCATCACGAGCGGCAATGCCGGCGGGGCCTACGGCTCGAAATGGTGCAACCCGACGGTGGTCGGCTCGCTCTCCTTCGACATCACGGCGAGCAGCCTCGGCGTCTTCGCGCCGAAGTAA
- a CDS encoding GNAT family N-acetyltransferase — MISDDADDLALALECERRIVNAWPAPATLLIDDWVVRFANGYSGRANAATSLKPGAELDEATLAMIEALYRADGLPPSVRLTPLTGKATRAEVIARGYRLKDASFGMIAKLDGVAPEIDPELQIEARPGADWIAGVAARQSGVKTHAGNLAAIVEKIRMPAAFATLLIAGEPVAYGMSVAERGMAEIGTIVVDANHRGHGLGRRIVSGLMSWARLMDCSSAYLQVDQTNEVAIGLYDRLGFRRLYSYETRILD, encoded by the coding sequence ATGATATCCGACGATGCCGACGACCTCGCGCTGGCGCTCGAATGCGAGCGGCGCATCGTCAATGCCTGGCCCGCGCCCGCGACCCTGCTGATCGACGACTGGGTCGTGCGCTTCGCCAATGGCTATTCCGGCCGGGCCAACGCCGCCACGTCGCTGAAGCCCGGCGCAGAGCTCGACGAGGCGACGCTCGCCATGATCGAGGCGCTCTACCGGGCCGACGGATTGCCGCCCTCGGTGCGCCTGACGCCACTGACCGGCAAGGCGACGCGCGCCGAGGTGATCGCGCGCGGCTATCGCCTCAAGGATGCATCCTTCGGCATGATCGCAAAACTCGACGGCGTCGCGCCCGAGATCGACCCCGAGCTCCAGATCGAGGCGCGCCCGGGCGCGGACTGGATCGCCGGCGTCGCCGCACGCCAGAGCGGCGTGAAGACCCATGCCGGCAACCTCGCCGCCATCGTCGAGAAGATCAGGATGCCGGCCGCCTTCGCGACCCTGCTGATCGCCGGCGAGCCCGTCGCCTACGGCATGAGCGTCGCCGAGCGCGGCATGGCCGAGATCGGCACGATCGTGGTCGACGCCAACCATCGCGGCCATGGTCTGGGCCGGCGCATCGTCTCCGGGCTGATGTCCTGGGCGCGCCTCATGGACTGCAGCAGCGCCTATCTCCAGGTGGACCAGACCAATGAGGTCGCGATCGGCCTCTATGACCGCCTCGGTTTCCGCCGGCTCTACAGCTACGAAACGCGCATCCTGGATTGA